Proteins from one Coffea arabica cultivar ET-39 chromosome 8c, Coffea Arabica ET-39 HiFi, whole genome shotgun sequence genomic window:
- the LOC113705809 gene encoding uncharacterized protein: MLLGRPWIHENEIIPSTLHQCFKYCRDGIVKKVTADDKPFTEAETHFADAKFYLHKEAKRKESVREESQDSKVSILRYTPRSKREEGQSSFIRNDTLNVPLTKIEPVKIEKVSLQGFVRPKEEPAVEHYSLPTNRTQEGFDPNAYRLLAKAGYNPNKKNTLGKLPPEVTGERTHGLTPTQKMLKERGYNVESSSMGLGYQPPSPVRIMIKRASCNYVNEEMEVTSRKRSVFDRLGNKSKGTSVFDRLGPQPKNLKSPVYERLGSKKQEYQVAREASLTPIKKNRPRKRVSNFFMHYGDLFNVRIETIFEEQGQESTASCHHITISDLEEEEEDADDAPAELEQGVKNTVDELKEINLGTSDDPRPIYISSCMTPEEEKEYVDLLLEFRDVFAWNYSEMPGLDPRVAVHNLSVKRGTKPVKQTQRRFRPELIPLIENEINRLIESGFVREVKYPTWISSIVPVRKKNGQIRICVDFRDLNEACPKDDFPLPITELTVDATTGHEALSFLDGSSGYNQIRMAPEDEELTAFRTPKGIYCYRVMPFGLKNAGATYQRAMQRIFDDMLHKNVECYVDDLVVKSKKREDHIQDLRKVFQRLRRYQLKMNPLKCAFGVTSGKFLGFIVHQRGIEVDRSKIDAIVNMPEPRNIHELKSLQGKLAYIRRFISNLAGRRQPFSRLMKKGVPFEWDESCRNAFTNIKMYLMNPPVLAAPIPGKPLILYISAQERSVGALLAQENDEGKENALYYLSRMMTPNELNYAPIEKLCLALIFVIQKLKHYFHAHTIRLKSKSNPIKYVMAKPVLSDRLARWYLQFQQFEIIYVPAKAVKGQILADFLADHPLPAEWELTDELPDEEVFMVELPWSMYFDGAAHRDRAGAGVVFYTPEADILPYSFTLTRRCSNHVAEYQALILGLETAVDMKQLHLRVYGDSKLVVNQLLGV, from the coding sequence ATGcttttgggaaggccctggattcacgagaatgaaattataccaTCTACTCTGCATCAATGTTTCAAATATTGTCGAGACGGTATTGTTAAGAAAGTTACTGCCGATGACAAACCTTTCACGGAAGCCGAAACTCACTTTGCCGATGCCAAATTTTATCTTCacaaagaagcaaaaagaaaggaatcggTAAGGGAAGAGAGTCAAGATTCCAAAGTATCCATTTTGCGGTATACTCCAAGATCAAAGAGAGAAGAAGGTCAGTCTTCTTTTATCAGAAATGACACATTAAATGTTCCGCTCACCAAGATAGAGCCTGTTAAAATTGAGAAGGTGAGCTTGCAAGGGTTTGTTCGTCCCAAAGAAGAACCGGCAGTGGAACATTATTCGCTACCAACTAATCGGACTCAAGAAGGTTTTGATCCAAACGCCTATAGACTTCTTGCTAAGGCGGGTTATAACCCAAATAAGAAGAATACATTGGGCAAACTCCCTCCTGAAGTGACTGGCGAGAGGACTCACGGATTGACACCTACGcagaaaatgttgaaagaaaGGGGCTATAATGTTGAAAGTTCATCGATGGGTCTTGGTTATCAACCGCCCTCTCCTGTTCGTATAATGATCAAAAGAGCGAGTTGTAACTATGTGAACGAAGAAATGGAGGTCACAAGCCGAAAGAGATCTGTGTTCGACCGATTGGGAAATAAGTCAAAAGGTACTTCTGTGTTTGACAGACTTGGCCCGCAGCCGAAAAATCTGAAGTCGCCCGTCTATGAGAGATTAGGCAGTAAGAAACAAGAGTACCAAGTTGCCAGGGAAGCAAGTCTTACTCCAATAAAGAAGAACAGACCAAGAAAGCGAGTCTCCAATTTCTTCATGCACTATGGagacttattcaatgtaagaatTGAAACCATTTTTGAAGAACAGGGTCAAGAAAGTACGGCTTCCTGTCACCATATTACGATCAGTGatcttgaagaagaagaagaagatgcagatGACGCTCCCGCTGAACTTGAACAAGGGGTAAAAAATACGGTCGATGAGCTAAAAGAGATTAACCTTGGCACAAGCGACGATCCTCGCCCAATTTACATAAGCTCTTGTATGActcctgaagaagaaaaagagtatGTTGATTTGCTGCTCGAGTTCAGGGACGTCTTTGCCTGGAATTACTCAGAAATGCCTGGTTTGGATCCAAGGGTCGCCGTTCATAATTTGTCCGTCAAGCGAGGAACAAAACCTGTCAAGCAAACGCAAAGGCGCTTTCGGCCTGAATTGATTCCTCTGATAGAAAATGAGATAAATCGATTGATTGAATCCGGATTCGTACGAGAAGTAAAATATCCAACATGGATTTCAAGCATCGTCCCTGTAAGGAAGAAGAATGGACAAATCcgaatttgtgttgattttcgAGACTTAAATGAGGCTTGTCCCAAAGATGATTTTCCGCTCCCCATCACGGAATTGACGGTAGATGCTACGACCGGACATGAAGCGCTATCTTTTCTCGATGGATCGTCTGGCTACAATCAAATACGTATGGCGCCCGAGGATGAGGAGCTCACTGCCTTCCGCACCCCCAAGGGAATTTACTGCTACAGAGTGATGCCGTTTGGCTTGAAAAATGCTGGAGCAACATATCAAAGGGCAATGCAAAGAATTTTTGACGATATGCTCCATAAAAATGTGGAGTGCTATGTCGATGATCTtgtggtgaaatcaaagaagcgGGAAGATCATATTCAAGACCTTCGAAAAGTTTTTCAACGCCTTCGGAGATACCAACTGAAGATGAATCCTTTGAAGTGTGCGTTCGGAGTCACTTCTGGCAAGTTTCTCGGTTTCATCGTTCATCAGCGAGGAATAGAAGTCGATCGATCTAAAATTGATGCCATTGTGAACATGCCTGAACCGCGAAATATTCATGAATTGAAAAGTCTTCAAGGGAAGTTGGCTTATATCCGCAGGTTTATCTCTAATTTGGCCGGACGACGCCAACCCTTCAGTCGACTGATGAAGAAAGGGGTGCCCTTCGAGTGGGATGAATCGTGTAGGAATGCCTTTACAAACATCAAAATGTATCTCATGAATCCTCCAGTTTTGGCTGCACCCATCCCAGGAAAACCATTGATTCTTTATATTTCCGCTCAAGAACGGTCGGTTGGGGCCttacttgctcaagaaaatgatgaaggtAAGGAGAATGCGCTGTATTACTTGAGTCGGATGATGACACCTAATGAGTTGAACTACGCACCCATCGAGAAGTTGTGTTTGGCACTTATATTTGTCATTCAGAAGTTGAAGCATTATTTTCATGCACATACTATTCGTCTCAAATCTAAGTCCAATCCCATTAAATATGTCATGGCAAAACCTGTACTATCTGATCGGCTCGCGAGATGGTACCTCCAGTTTCAacagtttgaaattatttacgTACCTGCGAAGGCTGTCAAAGGACAAATATTGGCAGACTTTTTAGCCGATCATCCCCTACCTGCTGAGTGGGAGTTGACTGATGAACTTCCCGATGAAGAAGTGTTTATGGTCGAATTGCCGTGGTCAATGTACTTCGATGGAGCTGCCCACCGTGATAGAGCTGGTGCGGGAGTTGTCTTTTATACTCCTGAAGCAGATATATTGCCATACTCTTTCACTTTAACACGCCGGTGTTCCAACCATGTGGCTGAATATCAGGCGTTGATTCTCGGTCTTGAAACGGCCGTAGACATGAAGCAGTTGCATCTTAGAGTCTACGGTGATTCAAAATTGGTGGTAAATCAACTCCTTGGTGTTTAG